One region of Triticum aestivum cultivar Chinese Spring chromosome 6B, IWGSC CS RefSeq v2.1, whole genome shotgun sequence genomic DNA includes:
- the LOC123139257 gene encoding uncharacterized protein: MPKFWHAPRSSSRGHLIEIVRKRCKMIIARIEEGYMPKRLAKAMSVVNLYWKQKLRSMDISQLEYFPFSKETASLQNDVLNALWLLPKLQHDDLKLLRPILDPDPKFRKMQFRVALRKYLLECLFESDEGDLPDEAHQAIAFINRISQCKSACLTERRKNAEVDSVLNVSSQLRAFVYYDIDDCSDEDELMSLGSVNCSGDNDFILPETNYFHYNFEQHMDEPCSSNSAPKVVDMDECCSAESTRAAHHVQEAEHLDSKLEEVFRKPCEGTENSGATPHYRDNLALEEAVDTNHLKTPVHSKDLSEICDETSTAAHMLIGQILDKWLLVGNGEVEVLTRHYLGGGLVSEGPQRTLRGIVVASLLSYSSQVYVACVKSRVS; the protein is encoded by the coding sequence ATGCCGAAATTCTGGCATGCGCCTCGGTCTTCCagtagagggcatcttattgaaataGTGAGGAAAAGATGCAAAATGATTATAGCGCGTATTGAGGAAGGTTACATGCCAAAGAGATTAGCAAAGGCCATGTCAGTGGTGAACCTATACTGGAAGCAGAAGTTGAGATCCATGGATATTTCTCAGTTAGAGTACTTCCCCTTTTCAAAAGAAACAGCGTCTTTGCAAAATGATGTCCTGAATGCTCTTTGGTTGCTTCCAAAACTCCAGCATGATGACCTAAAATTGCTGCGTCCCATATTGGACCCAGATCCTAAATTTCGAAAGATGCAATTTAGAGTAGCTTTGAGGAAGTACTTGTTAGAATGCTTGTTTGAATCTGATGAAGGTGATTTGCCAGATGAGGCCCATCAAGCCATAGCCTTTATAAATCGGATTTCTCAATGTAAAAGTGCCTGTCTGACAGAACGAAGGAAGAATGCTGAAGTAGATTCTGTATTGAATGTAAGCAGTCAACTCAGAGCTTTCGTATATTATGATATCGATGACTGTTCAGACGAGGACGAGTTGATGAGCTTAGGGAGTGTCAACTGCAGCGGGGATAATGATTTCATACTCCCCGAGACCAACTATTTCCACTATAACTTTGAGCAGCATATGGATGAGCCTTGTTCTTCGAATAGTGCACCCAAAGTTGTTGATATGGACGAGTGTTGTTCGGCTGAATCTACCAGAGCTGCACATCATGTTCAAGAAGCTGAACATTTAGATTCCAAATTAGAGGAGGTTTTCAGGAAACCATGTGAAGGAACTGAAAACTCTGGAGCCACTCCACATTACAGAGACAACCTTGCTTTGGAGGAGGCTGTTGATACCAATCATTTGAAGACGCCAGTGCACTCTAAGGATCTCTCCGAGATATGTGATGAAACTTCAACAGCAGCCCACATGCTCATTGGACAAATTTTGGATAAATGGCTACTTGTAGGGAACGGCGAAGTGGAAGTGCTCACCAGACATTATCTTGGAGGGGGCTTGGTTTCTGAAGGTCCACAACGTACGTTGCGGGGTATCGTTGTAGCTTCTCTGTTGTCCTACTCCTCTCAggtatatgttgcatgtgtgaagTCGAGAGTAAGCTGA
- the LOC123137416 gene encoding luc7-like protein isoform X1 encodes MDAIRKQLDQLMGANRNGDVREVSRKYYDRDVCRLFLAGLCPHDLFQLTKMDMGPCPKLHSLQLRKEYEEAKAKGMDNYDRELEETIERLIVECERKIQRALKRLEEEDAKAAIAISITEVTQSKEVLEFSKQIKEKMKEIDTFDFDGNTEGKIRATEEVDKLKEQRAEEQAKLLLEAFNKDRVLLVNSLQTATQSTAPAAPDARTQEMINEKLKKAEELGESGMIDEAQKLLDEAEALKKLGARPQPVPDSAKISTHVQITDQKLRLCDICGAFLSVYDSDRRLADHFGGKLHMGYMLIREKLSELQEEKNKRRKVDRTEHDRRSKERSTECDRASSRDRHRGDRSSSRDRHRDYDRRSSHDRYHDRESRYGHDKESGRSRSYDSRSRRRSRSPRDSSRDYDRHGRRDR; translated from the exons ATGGACGCCATCCGGAAGCAGCTCGACCAGCTCATGGGCGCCAACCGCAATGGCGACGTCCGGGAGGTCAGCCGCAAGTACTACGACCGCGACGTCTGCcgcctcttcctcgccggcctaTGCCCCCACGACCTCTTCCAGCTCACC AAGATGGACATGGGTCCGTGCCCTAAGCTGCATTCCTTGCAGCTCCGCAAGGA ATACGAGGAGGCCAAAGCCAAAGGTATGGACAACTATGATCGTGAATTGGAAGAAACTATAGAAAGACTGATAGTTGAGTGCGAGAGAAAGATTCAAAGAGCCCTTAAGCGTTTGGAGGAGGAAGACGCCAAGGCAGCTATTGCAATTTCTATCACTGAGGTTACACAG AGTAAAGAGGTACTCGAGTTCTCCAAACAAATTAAGGAGAAGATGAAGGAGATAGACACTTTTG ACTTTGATGGAAACACTGAGGGCAAAATTCGGGCTACTGAAGAGGTTGATAAACTCAAGGAACAGAGAGCTGAAGAGCAG GCAAAGCTGCTCCTTGAAGCCTTTAATAAGGACCGTGTTTTGCTAGTGAATTCTCTCCAAACTGCTACGCAATCAACAGCACCTGCTGCTCCAGATGCTCGTACACAAGAAATGATTAATGAAAAGCTCAAAAAAGCAGAGGAACTAG GTGAGAGTGGGATGATTGATGAAGCACAAAAACTGTTGGATGAAGCAGAAGCTCTGAAGAAG CTGGGTGCGCGGCCACAGCCTGTTCCTGACTCTGCAAAAATATCCACTCACGTTCAAATT ACTGATCAAAAGTTGCGCCTGTGTGACATATGTGGAGCATTCTTGAGCGTGTATGACAG TGACCGGCGTTTAGCAGATCATTTCGGAGGGAAACTCCATATGGGTTATATGCTAATACGGGAGAAGTTGTCTGAACTGCAG GAAGAGAAAAACAAAAGGCGCAAGGTGGACCGAACTGAACATGACAGAAG ATCCAAGGAAAGGAGCACAGAATGTGATAGAGCATCAAGCAGGGACCGTCATAGAGGAGATCGAAGCAGCAGTCGTGACAGGCACAGGGATTATGACCGTAGAAGTAGCCATGATCGCTACCATGACAGAGAAAGTAGATATGGCCATGATAAAGAATCAGGGAGATCTCGTAGCTATGATTCGAGGAGCCGCCGAAGGTCACGTTCCCCAAGGGATAGTTCTAGGGACTATGACCGACACGG GCGTCGTGACCGTTGA
- the LOC123137416 gene encoding putative RNA-binding protein Luc7-like 2 isoform X3, with the protein MDAIRKQLDQLMGANRNGDVREVSRKYYDRDVCRLFLAGLCPHDLFQLTKMDMGPCPKLHSLQLRKEYEEAKAKGMDNYDRELEETIERLIVECERKIQRALKRLEEEDAKAAIAISITEVTQSKEVLEFSKQIKEKMKEIDTFDFDGNTEGKIRATEEVDKLKEQRAEEQAKLLLEAFNKDRVLLVNSLQTATQSTAPAAPDARTQEMINEKLKKAEELGESGMIDEAQKLLDEAEALKKLGARPQPVPDSAKISTHVQITDQKLRLCDICGAFLSVYDRLLGPVLRGLLLQLKN; encoded by the exons ATGGACGCCATCCGGAAGCAGCTCGACCAGCTCATGGGCGCCAACCGCAATGGCGACGTCCGGGAGGTCAGCCGCAAGTACTACGACCGCGACGTCTGCcgcctcttcctcgccggcctaTGCCCCCACGACCTCTTCCAGCTCACC AAGATGGACATGGGTCCGTGCCCTAAGCTGCATTCCTTGCAGCTCCGCAAGGA ATACGAGGAGGCCAAAGCCAAAGGTATGGACAACTATGATCGTGAATTGGAAGAAACTATAGAAAGACTGATAGTTGAGTGCGAGAGAAAGATTCAAAGAGCCCTTAAGCGTTTGGAGGAGGAAGACGCCAAGGCAGCTATTGCAATTTCTATCACTGAGGTTACACAG AGTAAAGAGGTACTCGAGTTCTCCAAACAAATTAAGGAGAAGATGAAGGAGATAGACACTTTTG ACTTTGATGGAAACACTGAGGGCAAAATTCGGGCTACTGAAGAGGTTGATAAACTCAAGGAACAGAGAGCTGAAGAGCAG GCAAAGCTGCTCCTTGAAGCCTTTAATAAGGACCGTGTTTTGCTAGTGAATTCTCTCCAAACTGCTACGCAATCAACAGCACCTGCTGCTCCAGATGCTCGTACACAAGAAATGATTAATGAAAAGCTCAAAAAAGCAGAGGAACTAG GTGAGAGTGGGATGATTGATGAAGCACAAAAACTGTTGGATGAAGCAGAAGCTCTGAAGAAG CTGGGTGCGCGGCCACAGCCTGTTCCTGACTCTGCAAAAATATCCACTCACGTTCAAATT ACTGATCAAAAGTTGCGCCTGTGTGACATATGTGGAGCATTCTTGAGCGTGTATGACAG GCTTTTGGGTCCAGTTTTACGAGGATTACTTTTGCAGCTAAAGAAT TGA
- the LOC123137416 gene encoding putative RNA-binding protein Luc7-like 2 isoform X2, protein MDAIRKQLDQLMGANRNGDVREVSRKYYDRDVCRLFLAGLCPHDLFQLTKMDMGPCPKLHSLQLRKEYEEAKAKGMDNYDRELEETIERLIVECERKIQRALKRLEEEDAKAAIAISITEVTQSKEVLEFSKQIKEKMKEIDTFDFDGNTEGKIRATEEVDKLKEQRAEEQAKLLLEAFNKDRVLLVNSLQTATQSTAPAAPDARTQEMINEKLKKAEELGESGMIDEAQKLLDEAEALKKLGARPQPVPDSAKISTHVQITDQKLRLCDICGAFLSVYDSRLLGPVLRGLLLQLKN, encoded by the exons ATGGACGCCATCCGGAAGCAGCTCGACCAGCTCATGGGCGCCAACCGCAATGGCGACGTCCGGGAGGTCAGCCGCAAGTACTACGACCGCGACGTCTGCcgcctcttcctcgccggcctaTGCCCCCACGACCTCTTCCAGCTCACC AAGATGGACATGGGTCCGTGCCCTAAGCTGCATTCCTTGCAGCTCCGCAAGGA ATACGAGGAGGCCAAAGCCAAAGGTATGGACAACTATGATCGTGAATTGGAAGAAACTATAGAAAGACTGATAGTTGAGTGCGAGAGAAAGATTCAAAGAGCCCTTAAGCGTTTGGAGGAGGAAGACGCCAAGGCAGCTATTGCAATTTCTATCACTGAGGTTACACAG AGTAAAGAGGTACTCGAGTTCTCCAAACAAATTAAGGAGAAGATGAAGGAGATAGACACTTTTG ACTTTGATGGAAACACTGAGGGCAAAATTCGGGCTACTGAAGAGGTTGATAAACTCAAGGAACAGAGAGCTGAAGAGCAG GCAAAGCTGCTCCTTGAAGCCTTTAATAAGGACCGTGTTTTGCTAGTGAATTCTCTCCAAACTGCTACGCAATCAACAGCACCTGCTGCTCCAGATGCTCGTACACAAGAAATGATTAATGAAAAGCTCAAAAAAGCAGAGGAACTAG GTGAGAGTGGGATGATTGATGAAGCACAAAAACTGTTGGATGAAGCAGAAGCTCTGAAGAAG CTGGGTGCGCGGCCACAGCCTGTTCCTGACTCTGCAAAAATATCCACTCACGTTCAAATT ACTGATCAAAAGTTGCGCCTGTGTGACATATGTGGAGCATTCTTGAGCGTGTATGACAG CAGGCTTTTGGGTCCAGTTTTACGAGGATTACTTTTGCAGCTAAAGAAT TGA
- the LOC123137417 gene encoding TNF receptor-associated factor family protein DDB_G0290931 has protein sequence MDNLENTSEDKGLNFQCNLSDIEVVHSMTQLLLHALATASVDSTTGDMFKSPASVAIGMKSELSGYMIQRSETLVRESMDGGEDHSDKLTKASSRPTEFLSDLIDEFVTSKRGMLSHVSGLFSSESRLNKIKDFMQKLETDNSWAQDERKATAWAILENIDSKGIFHCPERFDMPDKLAEHTSQCKFRILNCTYDGCVASFCAIHIEKHDTVCPFKLLPCEQLCEQHVMRSEMDKHCGTVCPMKLTNCPFFRIGCETAFPQCNLDNHCSRFLQTHLMYVVKVITRQGDCVNDMDQRLQLLEKVQSLNELAGALDVKALTLITKEQESKINKLERDLKAQETRMKKLENDLRSRK, from the exons ATGGACAACCTTGAGAACACGTCAGAGGACAAAGGCTTAAATTTTCAGTGCAATCTATCTGACATAGAGGTCGTACATAGCATGACACAGCTCTTACTTCATGCATTGGCCACAGCTTCAGTGGACAGCACCACTGGTGATATGTTCAAGAGCCCAGCATCTGTAGCTATTGGCATGAAGTCCGAACTATCAGGGTACATGATTCAGAGATCTGAAACACTTGTTCGCGAATCTATGGATGGAGGCGAGGATCATTCAGATAAATTAACAAAAGCATCCTCCAGGCCGACGGAGTTCCTGTCAGACTTGATCGATGAGTTTGTGACCTCAAAAAGGGGCATGCTGAGCCATGTCTCTGGGCTTTTTTCTAGCGAAAGCCGCCTGAACAAAATTAAAGACTTCATGCAAAAGTTAGAGACGGATAACTCATGGGCCCAGGATGAAAGGAAGGCGACTGCATGGGCTATTCTGGAGAACATAGACAGTAAAGGCATTTTCCATTGCCCCGAGAGGTTTGACATGCCAGATAAGCTAGCTGAGCACACAAGTCAATGCAAATTTAGGATACTGAATTGCACATATGATGGATGTGTAGCTTCTTTCTGTGCTATTCATATCGAAAAGCATGACACTGTCTGCCCATTCAAGCTCCTACCATGCGAGCAGCTGTGTGAACAACATGTTATGCGGTCTGAGATGGACAAACATTGTGGAACAGTTTGCCCTATGAAGCTTACCAACTGCCCGTTTTTTAGAATTGGCTGTGAAACAGCCTTTCCACAGTGTAATCTTGATAACCATTGTTCGCGGTTTCTACAAACCCATTTGATGTATGTCGTCAAGGTGATTACAAGACAGGGTGATTGTGTTAATGATATGGATCAACGGCTGCAACTCCTTGAGAAG GTGCAATCATTGAACGAACTCGCTGGGGCTTTAGATGTCAAGGCCCTCACTCTGATTACAAAGGAACAAGAATCAAAGATAAATAAACTCGAACGGGATCTCAAAGCCCAAGAAACAAGGATGAAGAAACTCGAGAACGATCTTAGGTCACGGAAATAA
- the LOC123139259 gene encoding BAG-associated GRAM protein 1: protein MEYLHCAAKMNTFPGTPEKFFTVILGDDAMFFQQYRNARKDTDLKLSKWHVSDEYGGNVREVTFRSLCHSPLCPPDTAVTELQHASFSNDKRNLIYETKQQAHDVPFGSYFEIHCRWSLRTTSSSTCQVDIKIGVNMKKWCILQSKIKSGATEEYRREVCEILEAASDYDVKAESNGPNREDIVVTSSA from the exons ATGGAGTATCTCCATTGTGCTGCCAAAATG AATACCTTTCCTGGTACACCTGAGAAGTTTTTCACTGTGATACTAGGTGACGATGCAATGTTTTTCCAGCAGTACCGAAATGCACGAAAAGATACAGATTTAAAG CTGAGTAAGTGGCATGTCTCAGATGAGTACGGTGGAAATGTTCGGGAAGTAACTTTCAGGTCACTATGCCACAGTCCTTTGTGTCCTCCAGACACTGCAGTAACTGAATTGCAGCATGCTTCTttctcaaacgacaaaagaaacctG ATCTATGAAACAAAGCAGCAAGCACACGATGTCCCATTTGGTTCTTACTTTGAG ATCCACTGCAGGTGGTCTCTAAGGACAACCTCTAGTTCAACATGTCAAGTGGATATAAAGATTG GTGTGAACATGAAGAAGTGGTGCATTTTGCAATCAAAAATAAAATCTGGAGCAACTGAGGAG TACAGGAGAGAAGTTTGCGAGATTTTGGAGGCTGCCAGTGATTATGACGTCAAAGCTGAGTCAAATGGGCCAAATAGGGAAGATATTGTGGTGACATCTTCAGCATAA